Proteins found in one Triticum aestivum cultivar Chinese Spring chromosome 4D, IWGSC CS RefSeq v2.1, whole genome shotgun sequence genomic segment:
- the LOC123096365 gene encoding DAG protein, chloroplastic, with protein sequence MALALRLRRALAAASTSASLLRPTASAAASPHRAPLLAPFVAPLPRPFLPGGAAGFRSTAAAAARGNYGGGADDAKIDPDEILFEGCDYNHWLITMEFPDPKPSREEMIETYLQTLAKVVGSYEEAKKRMYALSTTTYVGFQAVMTEEMSEKFRGLPGVVFILPDSYLYPETKEYGGDKYENGVITPRPPPVQYSKPSRNDRNRNCRGNYENSPPPQGNYQNRSPPQGNFQGSRPQQDVRGYAPQQNYAQAGQDGRGYGRNDSADHPGYNAPGGYQGRVNEAGQGFQDPQERRSFSQGQEGDLRPGGPSAPGNYGQPPAPGNYGQPPAPGNYGQPPAPGNYGQPPAPGSYGKPSGPPAYGQPSGSRYPGGNQGGPGYGGDNRQGAAPAYGGDNLQGVSGQYPSPGEGQQGNWQGRQ encoded by the exons ATGGCCCTCGCGCTCCGCCTCCGTCgggccctcgccgccgcctccacctccgcatCCCTCCTCCGTCCGACTGCCTCCGCCGCGGCATCCCCCCATCGGGCTCCCCTCCTCGCCCCTTTCGTCGCGCCGCTGCCGCGCCCGTTCCTCCCCGGGGGCGCCGCCGGCTTccggtcgacggcggcggcagcggcacggGGAAACTACGGCGGTGGGGCGGACGACGCCAAAATCGACCCCGACGAGATCCTCTTCGAGGGGTGCGACTACAACCACTGGCTCATCACCATGGAGTTCCCCGACCCCAAGCCCTCCCGCGAGGAGATGATCGAGACCTACCTGCAGACCCTCGCCAAGGTCGTCGGAAG TTATGAGGAGGCTAAGAAGAGGATGTATGCTCTTAGTACAACAACATATGTTGGGTTTCAAGCTGTAATGACTGAGGAAATGTCAGAAAAGTTTCGCG GATTGCCTGGAGTTGTTTTTATCTTGCCTGATTCATATTTATACCCAGAGACAAAGGAGTATGGAG GAGACAAATACGAGAATGGTGTCATAACTCCAAGACCACCACCTGTTCAGTATAGCAAACCGTCAAGGAATGATAGAAACCGCAACTGTCGTGGAAATTACGAAAACAGTCCTCCACCGCAAGGTAATTACCAGAACAGGTCGCCACCACAAGGAAACTTCCAAGGGTCCCGCCCACAGCAAGACGTAAGAGGCTACGCTCCACAGCAGAATTACGCACAAGCTGGGCAAGATGGTAGAGGTTATGGGAGGAATGATTCTGCCGACCATCCAGGTTACAATGCGCCTGGTGGGTACCAAGGGCGTGTAAATGAAGCCGGTCAAGGTTTCCAAGATCCACAAGAGCGCAGGAGTTTCTCGCAAGGACAGGAAGGAGATCTCAGGCCTGGTGGCCCTTCAGCACCTGGAAATTATGGTCAACCGCCTGCACCTGGAAATTATGGTCAACCACCTGCACCTGGAAATTACGGTCAACCGCCTGCACCTGGAAATTATGGTCAACCACCTGCTCCTGGATCCTATGGGAAGCCATCTGGACCTCCAGCTTATGGACAACCGTCTGGGTCGAGATATCCTGGAGGTAACCAAGGGGGTCCTGGTTATGGTGGAGACAACAGACAGGGTGCAGCGCCTGCATATGGAGGGGATAACTTGCAAGGGGTTTCTGGTCAGTATCCTAGCCCAGGTGAAGGACAACAAGGGAACTGGCAG GGTAGGCAGTAA